One window of Aerococcus tenax genomic DNA carries:
- a CDS encoding NAD-dependent protein deacylase — translation MNKIETLKNMIYESDRIVFFGGAGVSTASGIPDFRSADGLFMQDSGYQVSAEEIISHSFFEKYPQIFFDYYFDHLVYPDAKPNACHRYLADLEAKGKEVAIVTQNIDGLHQEAGSQKVYELHGNVWDNYCLKCKRHYRTEDLEKDVQGIPRCSFDQAIVRPNVVLYEEALDQKEILGAVRAIEQADLMIVAGTSLRVYPAAGLIDYFNGSYLAVINKTKIQVDRKDTLVFEDSLTKVFKALDI, via the coding sequence ATGAATAAGATCGAAACTTTAAAAAATATGATTTATGAAAGTGATCGGATCGTCTTCTTTGGAGGAGCAGGAGTATCCACAGCAAGTGGCATTCCTGATTTTCGTTCTGCGGATGGTTTATTTATGCAAGATTCGGGATATCAGGTCAGTGCAGAAGAAATTATTTCACATTCTTTCTTTGAGAAATATCCCCAAATATTTTTTGACTATTACTTTGATCATTTAGTTTATCCAGATGCTAAACCCAATGCCTGTCACCGCTATTTAGCTGATTTAGAAGCTAAGGGGAAAGAAGTTGCCATTGTCACTCAAAATATCGATGGTCTTCACCAAGAGGCGGGAAGTCAAAAAGTCTATGAATTGCATGGCAATGTCTGGGATAATTACTGTCTAAAATGTAAACGACACTATCGGACAGAAGACTTAGAAAAAGATGTGCAAGGGATCCCACGATGCAGCTTTGACCAGGCCATCGTACGTCCTAATGTCGTTCTTTACGAAGAAGCACTCGATCAAAAAGAGATATTAGGGGCGGTTAGAGCCATTGAGCAAGCGGACTTGATGATCGTTGCTGGGACTTCTTTAAGAGTCTATCCTGCCGCTGGTTTAATTGATTATTTTAATGGCTCTTATTTAGCAGTCATTAATAAAACAAAGATTCAAGTGGATAGAAAAGATACGTTGGTCTTTGAGGATTCCTTAACCAAAGTATTTAAGGCATTAGATATTTAA
- a CDS encoding reductase, producing MLIPYISNYEKVVMGLLSYLDAYKSMDDLMAEMKRIKTGRRQLYLWRDEETDNIVGIIGFDQDEEKELVLARYSSVNPSFDQQEITYAMLTALTQEFPMYTISGSLAMSDILKGWALHEQRTMPHIIHHDGEGL from the coding sequence ATGCTAATTCCATACATTTCAAATTATGAGAAAGTAGTTATGGGTTTGTTATCTTATCTAGATGCCTATAAGTCTATGGATGACTTGATGGCAGAAATGAAGCGTATAAAAACAGGTAGACGTCAACTCTATTTATGGCGTGATGAAGAAACCGATAATATTGTCGGTATTATTGGTTTTGACCAAGATGAGGAAAAAGAATTAGTATTAGCACGTTATAGCTCAGTTAATCCTTCTTTTGACCAACAGGAGATTACCTATGCCATGCTGACTGCTTTAACCCAGGAATTTCCTATGTATACCATTAGCGGCTCACTAGCTATGTCTGATATCTTAAAAGGATGGGCCTTACATGAGCAACGTACCATGCCACATATTATTCATCACGATGGGGAAGGTTTATGA
- a CDS encoding segregation and condensation protein A, with the protein MNKTKQENTETSNDELHIDLAAFEGPLDLLLHLIKQMEVDIFDIPIVDITNQYLETIHRHQKRDLELASDYLIMAASLIEIKTKLLLPKKAMEKEEEDDPRADLVQQLLTYKQYKAVSAILEEKQADRSLSYSKEASDLSDLQAVVPLPENEVSSEDLLLAFKKMFLRLKQEQPLERTVKGETFTINEAITSIEEALDQESDHLSFFSLLSSNQPNREKVVTYFLALLQLVKQGKLLIQQDQIAADISIQKKDDGD; encoded by the coding sequence ATGAATAAAACTAAGCAAGAAAACACTGAAACTTCTAATGATGAATTACACATCGATCTAGCGGCTTTTGAGGGGCCGCTAGATTTGCTTTTGCACTTAATTAAGCAGATGGAAGTTGATATTTTTGACATTCCCATTGTTGATATCACCAACCAATATTTAGAAACAATTCACCGCCACCAAAAAAGGGACTTGGAACTAGCCAGTGACTACTTGATTATGGCGGCCAGTTTAATTGAAATTAAGACTAAATTACTCTTACCCAAAAAAGCTATGGAAAAAGAAGAGGAAGACGATCCACGAGCCGATTTGGTCCAACAATTACTAACCTATAAGCAATATAAGGCTGTCTCAGCGATCTTAGAAGAAAAACAAGCTGACCGGTCTTTGAGTTACTCTAAAGAGGCCAGTGACCTCTCGGATTTACAAGCCGTTGTGCCTTTACCTGAAAACGAAGTAAGCAGTGAAGACCTCTTATTGGCCTTTAAAAAAATGTTTTTACGCTTGAAGCAGGAACAACCACTTGAAAGAACTGTAAAAGGGGAAACTTTTACTATTAATGAGGCAATTACGAGTATCGAAGAAGCCTTGGACCAAGAGTCAGACCACTTGTCCTTTTTTTCTTTGCTGAGTTCGAATCAGCCTAACAGAGAGAAAGTGGTGACTTATTTTCTGGCTCTGTTACAATTAGTTAAACAAGGAAAATTACTTATCCAGCAAGATCAGATTGCTGCAGATATAAGCATACAAAAGAAGGATGATGGGGATTGA
- the scpB gene encoding SMC-Scp complex subunit ScpB, with protein sequence MTIEGACESLLFVAGEEGLSLEELANLLDLSKEKVQYSLWNLDKKLKTDSQRGLELVCLGGRYQLLTQKIYADLIQKYAVSPFALKLSQQALETLAVIAYQGPITRLEIDEIRGVQSQAMIKRLLLHDLIEEAGRKEGPGRPILYQVTNYFYQYFGLNSIADLPDISSLLPEDEEDKGLFDEEGDK encoded by the coding sequence TTGACCATTGAGGGTGCTTGCGAAAGTTTATTATTCGTTGCTGGTGAGGAAGGCCTTAGCCTAGAGGAACTAGCTAATCTTTTAGATCTTTCTAAAGAAAAGGTCCAGTATAGTTTATGGAACTTAGACAAAAAATTAAAAACTGATAGTCAGCGGGGGCTAGAATTAGTATGTCTAGGGGGGCGCTATCAATTACTGACTCAAAAGATCTATGCTGACTTAATCCAAAAATATGCAGTCAGTCCTTTTGCTTTGAAGCTGTCCCAACAAGCCTTGGAAACCTTGGCAGTGATTGCCTACCAAGGCCCAATTACCCGATTAGAAATTGATGAAATCAGGGGAGTTCAATCGCAAGCCATGATTAAACGCCTCTTATTGCATGACTTGATTGAAGAAGCAGGGCGAAAAGAGGGACCTGGACGTCCGATTCTTTACCAAGTAACTAATTATTTTTATCAATATTTTGGATTGAATTCAATAGCTGACCTCCCTGATATATCATCGCTTTTACCTGAAGATGAGGAAGATAAGGGCTTATTTGATGAAGAAGGAGATAAATAA
- a CDS encoding pseudouridine synthase, whose amino-acid sequence MERLQKVIAHAGVASRRDAEKLILAGRVQVNGQVVTELGTKVTKKDLVEVDQVPIYKEEPVYYLFNKPDGVISSVADDKGRKVVVDYFKEIPQRIYPIGRLDYHTTGVLLLTNDGEFANLLMHPRYEIDKVYVAKVKGYPSPDALKRLEEGLVIDGQKTAKARARIRKNKAAKENATVELTIHEGRNRQVRKMLEAVGHPVKRLNRERYGFLTTEGLGVGEYRPLLKAEVERLKQYALQK is encoded by the coding sequence ATGGAAAGATTACAAAAGGTCATTGCCCATGCTGGTGTGGCTTCGAGACGTGATGCCGAAAAATTAATCCTTGCTGGCCGGGTGCAGGTCAACGGCCAGGTGGTTACTGAACTCGGCACTAAGGTCACCAAGAAGGACCTCGTTGAAGTTGACCAGGTGCCTATATATAAAGAAGAACCCGTTTACTACTTATTTAATAAGCCGGATGGGGTCATTTCTTCTGTTGCTGATGATAAGGGCAGAAAAGTAGTGGTTGATTATTTTAAAGAGATCCCCCAACGTATTTATCCTATCGGGCGTTTAGATTATCATACGACTGGAGTCTTACTTTTAACCAATGATGGGGAATTTGCTAATTTATTAATGCATCCTCGTTACGAAATTGATAAGGTCTACGTGGCTAAGGTAAAGGGCTATCCTAGTCCCGATGCTCTTAAGCGCTTAGAAGAAGGTCTAGTGATAGACGGGCAGAAAACCGCTAAGGCTAGGGCACGCATTCGGAAAAATAAGGCTGCTAAGGAAAATGCAACCGTTGAGCTGACAATTCATGAAGGACGTAATCGTCAAGTCCGTAAGATGCTTGAAGCAGTTGGCCATCCCGTAAAACGTTTGAACCGCGAACGCTATGGCTTTTTAACGACTGAAGGTCTAGGAGTGGGTGAATACCGGCCATTATTAAAAGCTGAAGTTGAGCGTTTAAAACAATATGCCTTACAAAAATAA
- a CDS encoding ECF transporter S component — MKTSTRQLIVTAVMGAIAFILMMFSFPILPAIPFLKVDFSDVPILFTTFLFGPWSGAGAAFVRNFLHYMQTGGNAGYPIGDMASFIATLSYCLPIYYILRNYDLRLSKQVERAKYYVKVCFAFAIGSVLMTFVLSLANYYVITPFYMAVMNFEIPNMQEYILYGIVPFNLLKGLIISIANFIVLSAALPVAKRRLV, encoded by the coding sequence ATGAAAACAAGTACACGTCAGTTAATTGTTACCGCAGTTATGGGGGCTATTGCCTTTATCCTTATGATGTTTTCTTTTCCGATATTGCCTGCTATACCTTTCTTAAAGGTCGATTTTTCTGATGTACCGATCCTATTCACCACCTTTTTGTTTGGACCATGGAGTGGAGCAGGGGCTGCTTTTGTACGGAACTTTTTACACTATATGCAAACAGGTGGCAATGCAGGTTACCCAATCGGAGATATGGCTTCTTTCATAGCTACTCTTTCTTATTGCTTGCCAATTTACTATATTTTACGTAATTATGACCTTCGTTTGAGCAAACAAGTTGAAAGAGCTAAGTACTATGTCAAAGTCTGCTTTGCTTTTGCAATCGGTAGCGTATTAATGACCTTTGTCCTTTCCTTGGCTAACTACTATGTTATTACTCCCTTCTATATGGCTGTGATGAATTTCGAAATTCCTAACATGCAGGAATATATTCTTTATGGCATAGTTCCTTTTAATTTACTCAAGGGTCTGATTATTTCGATAGCTAACTTTATTGTTTTATCGGCTGCCTTACCTGTGGCTAAGCGGCGTTTAGTTTAG
- the tnpB gene encoding IS66 family insertion sequence element accessory protein TnpB (TnpB, as the term is used for proteins encoded by IS66 family insertion elements, is considered an accessory protein, since TnpC, encoded by a neighboring gene, is a DDE family transposase.), with product MIINMDDLHHIYIAYGKTDLRKGIDSLTTIVQEEFKMDPFSQSLFLFCGTRNDRFKALYWDGSGFWLFYKRFEDGKMQWPKTHRELKQISKQQWQWLLDGFSIESSVRKTQKKKFY from the coding sequence ATGATTATTAATATGGATGACCTTCATCATATTTACATTGCCTACGGCAAAACTGATTTAAGGAAAGGAATTGATTCGCTAACAACTATTGTTCAGGAAGAATTTAAAATGGATCCGTTCAGTCAGTCATTATTTTTATTTTGTGGAACCCGCAATGATCGTTTTAAAGCACTCTATTGGGATGGCAGTGGCTTTTGGCTATTCTACAAACGATTTGAAGATGGTAAAATGCAATGGCCTAAGACTCATAGAGAATTGAAACAGATTTCAAAGCAACAGTGGCAATGGTTACTCGATGGTTTTTCTATCGAAAGTTCTGTAAGAAAAACACAAAAGAAAAAGTTTTATTGA
- the tnpC gene encoding IS66 family transposase, whose protein sequence is MASNREQQLLEEIKVLKKMINHQKRVIDSQQSSIDNKQNELNHQNKLLKNKEVTIAHQDELIHYLKKKLYGRSKENLVDNNQLSLFEVDASDLISEKEDETFETISYRRKKRPKGRKQVILDNFPDYDLHYTLEGEDRNCSGCQQEMAEIGQKKIRQQLRYVPAEIRCENVIQHSYKCTNCSEKAGKEMVISADVPKPVFNGSYATAGLVSHSLQQKYELKIPAYRQEGEWEKMGLPLSRQTLINWHEKAAEYYFEPLYRLLSGKLIKQPVIHMDETSYKVIEHEKEKTYYWLTCSSRETQQQIYLYHHSPGRGFNDLPKGMAEYEGVIHCDMWHVYPKINRVTIAGCWAHLRRKFYDALPPKKYQGQFLSSWAVKQCDQFFTLEKKWQDLSITERLDKRQKILKVKIDHFFERLREESSTAGGKLVTAIAYALKYEAYFKAFLENGAVEMSNNRAERGIKALVIGRKNWLFSTSFKGAQYSGIILSIIETAKANGLDPEKYLTFLLSAMPNEKHLSEKVLEDYLPWHPAIQAICRKKLKRELLK, encoded by the coding sequence ATGGCTTCAAATAGAGAACAGCAATTACTTGAAGAAATTAAAGTATTGAAGAAAATGATCAATCATCAAAAACGTGTCATCGACAGTCAGCAGTCATCCATCGACAATAAACAGAATGAATTAAATCATCAGAATAAACTACTAAAAAATAAAGAAGTAACGATTGCTCATCAAGATGAATTGATTCACTATTTGAAGAAAAAGCTCTATGGTCGTTCGAAAGAAAACTTAGTGGATAATAATCAGCTAAGTCTTTTCGAAGTCGATGCTAGTGATTTGATCAGTGAAAAAGAGGATGAAACTTTTGAAACGATTAGTTATCGTCGCAAAAAACGACCAAAAGGTCGTAAACAAGTAATTCTTGACAATTTTCCTGATTATGATCTTCATTACACCTTAGAAGGTGAAGATCGCAATTGCTCTGGATGTCAACAAGAAATGGCAGAAATTGGCCAAAAGAAGATTCGCCAACAGTTACGCTACGTTCCTGCGGAAATTCGTTGTGAGAATGTTATTCAGCATAGCTATAAATGTACGAATTGTTCAGAAAAAGCGGGGAAAGAAATGGTGATCAGTGCGGATGTTCCAAAACCTGTCTTTAATGGGAGCTATGCGACCGCAGGTCTTGTCTCTCACTCACTTCAACAAAAATATGAGCTGAAAATTCCTGCTTACCGCCAGGAAGGTGAATGGGAAAAGATGGGCTTACCGCTCTCTCGTCAAACGCTCATTAATTGGCATGAAAAAGCAGCAGAATATTACTTTGAGCCTCTTTATCGACTGCTTTCTGGAAAGCTAATCAAACAGCCAGTCATCCATATGGATGAAACGAGTTATAAGGTCATTGAGCATGAGAAAGAAAAGACCTATTACTGGTTAACGTGCTCTTCTCGAGAAACTCAGCAACAAATCTATCTCTACCACCATTCTCCTGGGCGAGGCTTTAATGACCTTCCCAAGGGAATGGCTGAATATGAGGGTGTGATTCATTGCGATATGTGGCATGTCTATCCAAAAATAAATAGAGTGACTATTGCTGGCTGTTGGGCGCATTTAAGACGAAAGTTTTATGATGCCTTACCACCTAAAAAATATCAAGGTCAATTCCTCAGCTCATGGGCAGTAAAACAATGTGACCAATTTTTCACTTTAGAAAAGAAATGGCAAGATTTATCGATAACCGAACGTTTAGATAAACGCCAGAAAATTTTAAAAGTGAAAATTGACCACTTTTTCGAACGCCTTCGTGAGGAATCATCTACTGCTGGAGGAAAATTAGTAACAGCCATCGCCTATGCCTTAAAATATGAAGCTTATTTTAAAGCATTTTTGGAAAATGGTGCGGTTGAAATGAGCAATAACCGGGCAGAGCGTGGCATAAAAGCACTCGTAATAGGTAGAAAAAATTGGTTATTTTCTACCTCTTTTAAAGGTGCTCAGTATTCTGGAATTATTCTATCGATCATTGAAACTGCTAAGGCCAACGGCCTTGATCCTGAAAAATATCTCACTTTCTTATTAAGTGCCATGCCGAATGAAAAGCATCTAAGTGAAAAAGTGCTTGAAGATTATCTTCCCTGGCATCCCGCTATCCAAGCGATCTGTCGAAAAAAATTAAAAAGAGAATTACTTAAATAA
- a CDS encoding helix-turn-helix domain-containing protein has protein sequence MDTSTDQTMAKLLSKLDQRRLNIIKYLISSDQEMVAIKELKNRFNCSSQTIISDLKQLILIFPDKLQFEMKYKYIKLVASTPPQVNAFYPYFFNNSIYFILIRTIFSQKIYYISYMCEKLFVSRSTLYRIIDSINQFFTSYYPSISLTMNPFTIEGPEREVRKFYYDFFEFGYQLTQWPFNEVSHQDINKISLYLRHSMPSLGLYSSHPMFPIILAINLIRYKHKDLVQDSYLPRDLSSLQESLTATKAQFIIFDIEYRLKVSINSEAVRQLLVGLAPHTTYLSIQALQEEIRSSNDHSQAVANFFKELDQLTTSQQLSPLDQDKKDLLLLLLYNCCQDKLDLKENENYSKIQLTALEISNLKEKWELILPGFNARLQPILESFQSYFSKGLMAKRTAIMFSYVYSFYPLTINHFYKDYKRLNIAVYTGRSYSTGEICGKLHLFFGSLIEVTPITDTYFMEDLDHSRIDILLTTYPLFNL, from the coding sequence ATGGATACATCAACAGACCAAACAATGGCCAAGCTACTGAGTAAATTAGACCAGCGGCGCTTAAATATTATCAAATACCTCATTAGCAGTGACCAAGAAATGGTGGCCATCAAAGAATTAAAGAACCGTTTTAATTGTTCATCACAGACAATAATTTCTGACTTAAAGCAACTCATTCTAATTTTTCCTGACAAACTACAGTTTGAAATGAAATATAAATACATCAAATTAGTTGCTTCTACTCCGCCTCAGGTTAATGCGTTTTATCCTTACTTTTTTAACAATAGTATTTATTTCATTTTAATACGGACCATTTTCAGTCAAAAAATTTACTATATTTCTTATATGTGTGAAAAGTTATTCGTTAGTCGGTCTACTCTTTATCGCATCATTGATTCCATTAACCAATTTTTTACCAGTTATTATCCAAGTATCAGTCTCACCATGAACCCCTTTACTATTGAGGGGCCCGAACGTGAGGTAAGGAAATTTTATTACGATTTTTTTGAATTTGGTTACCAGTTAACCCAATGGCCTTTTAATGAGGTGAGTCATCAGGACATTAACAAAATCTCCCTCTACTTAAGGCACTCCATGCCTAGCCTAGGACTTTATAGTAGTCACCCCATGTTCCCCATTATTCTTGCCATCAATTTAATTCGTTATAAGCATAAAGACCTGGTCCAAGACAGTTACTTACCAAGGGACCTATCGAGCTTACAAGAATCCTTAACCGCCACAAAAGCCCAATTTATTATCTTTGATATCGAGTATCGCCTAAAGGTATCCATCAATTCTGAAGCCGTCCGTCAACTCTTAGTCGGTCTAGCACCACACACCACCTACTTATCTATCCAAGCCTTACAGGAAGAAATTCGTTCTTCAAATGATCATTCTCAAGCCGTCGCTAACTTCTTTAAAGAATTGGATCAACTAACGACCAGCCAGCAATTAAGTCCTTTAGACCAAGATAAGAAGGATTTGTTGCTTTTATTACTCTATAATTGCTGCCAGGATAAGCTCGATTTAAAGGAAAATGAAAATTATTCTAAGATACAGTTGACTGCTTTAGAAATCAGTAATTTAAAGGAAAAATGGGAACTCATCCTTCCCGGCTTTAACGCCCGTCTACAGCCAATCCTAGAAAGTTTTCAATCCTATTTCAGTAAAGGGCTAATGGCCAAACGTACGGCTATTATGTTTTCTTATGTCTATTCATTTTATCCCTTAACTATCAATCATTTTTATAAGGACTATAAACGCCTAAATATCGCGGTTTATACCGGTCGTTCTTACTCTACTGGAGAAATCTGTGGAAAACTCCACCTGTTTTTTGGCTCATTAATTGAGGTCACCCCCATCACAGATACTTACTTTATGGAAGACTTAGACCATTCAAGGATTGATATTTTATTAACCACCTACCCCTTATTTAATCTGTAA
- a CDS encoding helix-turn-helix domain-containing protein has product MLELLAEVKKGTADLNQNTLYQILIGKRTPSSLFYAYNHQLLFLFNLCPQLSKLSWKKLDQVDHEPETDMQTLLAGLKYRQGLFPKTNHQAIQTSLLLFFQALANASHGEKSYQPLTQSAQIQYQVKCFFAWTQKKYRKKELATILGQELEAILAAWPLEQADMLLARIGYVDLPALTYEELASRYHFTLDQCHLYYSSLIDRLMITVLSADTYPLLKSFFESFIAPYPPWSDSANVSYRYIKQGYSLEKIAKNRHLKVSTIADHYVDIMLSRPEVLAQEASDLFGADLKKIDWSLAYNHFESFQKAFPKAPYWLYRYYQMMQVKEARKEQVRC; this is encoded by the coding sequence ATGTTAGAACTCTTAGCTGAAGTCAAGAAAGGCACAGCAGACTTGAATCAAAATACACTTTATCAGATTCTTATTGGTAAACGCACACCCTCTAGCTTGTTCTACGCCTATAATCACCAGCTCTTATTCTTATTTAACTTATGTCCTCAATTATCCAAGTTAAGCTGGAAAAAGTTAGACCAGGTTGATCATGAGCCAGAGACTGATATGCAAACTTTACTGGCTGGTCTAAAATACCGGCAGGGGCTATTTCCAAAAACTAACCACCAGGCTATACAGACTAGTCTACTCTTATTCTTTCAAGCTCTAGCTAATGCTAGCCATGGTGAAAAAAGCTACCAACCCCTTACTCAAAGTGCTCAAATTCAATACCAGGTCAAGTGCTTCTTTGCTTGGACGCAAAAAAAGTATCGTAAAAAGGAGTTAGCGACTATACTAGGGCAGGAATTAGAAGCCATTTTAGCTGCTTGGCCACTGGAGCAAGCCGATATGTTATTGGCACGGATCGGTTATGTTGACCTGCCAGCACTGACTTATGAAGAATTAGCAAGTCGTTATCATTTTACTTTAGACCAATGCCATTTGTACTATAGTAGTTTAATTGACCGCCTCATGATCACAGTGCTATCAGCGGATACTTACCCCCTCTTAAAAAGCTTTTTTGAAAGCTTTATTGCCCCCTATCCTCCTTGGTCAGATTCTGCTAATGTGAGCTATCGCTATATTAAACAGGGCTATTCATTAGAAAAAATTGCTAAAAACCGCCATTTAAAAGTTTCTACCATAGCTGATCATTATGTGGACATTATGCTTTCTCGACCAGAAGTTTTAGCCCAGGAAGCCAGTGACTTGTTCGGCGCAGATTTAAAGAAGATTGATTGGTCGCTTGCTTATAATCACTTTGAAAGTTTTCAGAAAGCTTTTCCTAAAGCGCCTTATTGGCTTTACCGTTATTATCAAATGATGCAAGTGAAAGAGGCCAGAAAGGAGCAAGTAAGATGTTAG
- a CDS encoding RecQ family ATP-dependent DNA helicase, whose product MLEDLLATHFGYQSFRPGQKEILLHLQKRENTIGILPTAGGKSLIYQIYQYLNPGPILLISPLLALMEDQVSQLQALGFKASVAITSQLSKQEKNWLLHHLHDFQFIIMSPEMLSQPAVLRRLRQIAIQLMVIDEAHCISQWGYDFRPEYSALKQFRQALNHPLTLALSGSASQNTVTEIAQHLFDERESYQQVQCPLDRPNLFYGQLKFNEKDKFHHLNSLLETLPKPGIIYVHNKMELEELYQNLKASGQLKLASYHADKTSEERLQVQEQFQKGHLDAILATSAFGMGINQANVRFVIHYHAPQSLADYLQESGRCGRDGQEALVLLYSNPQEISRLNYFKEQIDAQALPFYQGLKQAYKRADFLQSQTFLALEEQIQNLITYFYYNYSPQDKDQIQKDFQNYQRIKKNEIEQMIQYLILKSCYRRYLLSHFSKERISTNRFCCSHCQADFEDTATFKEYLTLAPKRLVNPKEKVLKDWRARLNVLFPS is encoded by the coding sequence ATGTTAGAAGATCTCTTAGCGACTCACTTTGGTTACCAGTCTTTTCGCCCTGGGCAAAAGGAAATTTTACTCCACTTACAGAAACGAGAAAACACGATTGGTATTTTACCCACTGCTGGCGGCAAGTCATTGATTTATCAGATCTACCAGTATTTAAATCCCGGTCCCATTTTGCTTATCTCCCCTTTGTTGGCATTGATGGAAGACCAAGTTAGTCAGCTGCAGGCACTAGGTTTTAAAGCAAGTGTGGCAATAACTAGTCAATTAAGTAAACAAGAAAAAAACTGGTTACTTCATCATCTCCATGACTTTCAATTTATTATTATGTCACCAGAAATGCTCTCCCAACCCGCAGTCTTACGGCGCTTAAGACAAATTGCTATCCAACTGATGGTCATTGATGAAGCGCACTGTATTTCTCAATGGGGCTATGATTTTCGGCCGGAGTACAGTGCCCTCAAACAATTTCGCCAAGCCCTAAATCATCCTTTGACCTTAGCCCTGAGCGGTAGCGCTAGTCAAAATACAGTAACAGAGATTGCCCAGCATTTGTTTGATGAGCGTGAAAGCTATCAGCAAGTCCAATGCCCCTTAGACCGGCCTAATTTGTTCTATGGTCAATTGAAGTTTAATGAAAAGGACAAGTTTCACCATCTTAATTCCTTGCTTGAGACCTTACCGAAGCCGGGAATCATTTATGTCCACAATAAAATGGAGTTGGAAGAACTTTACCAAAATTTAAAAGCGAGCGGCCAGCTAAAGCTCGCCAGCTACCATGCTGACAAGACTAGTGAGGAGCGCTTGCAAGTCCAAGAGCAATTTCAAAAGGGACATCTTGACGCGATTTTAGCCACATCTGCTTTTGGCATGGGGATTAACCAGGCCAATGTACGTTTTGTTATTCACTATCATGCTCCGCAATCATTAGCTGACTATCTGCAAGAGAGTGGCCGATGTGGTCGTGACGGCCAAGAAGCTTTGGTATTACTTTATTCTAATCCCCAAGAAATTAGCCGTTTAAATTATTTTAAAGAGCAAATTGACGCTCAAGCTTTGCCTTTTTATCAAGGATTAAAACAGGCTTACAAGCGGGCTGATTTTTTGCAAAGTCAGACTTTCTTAGCACTTGAGGAGCAAATCCAAAATTTAATCACTTATTTTTACTATAATTATTCACCGCAGGATAAGGACCAGATTCAGAAGGACTTTCAAAACTATCAAAGAATAAAGAAAAATGAAATCGAACAAATGATCCAATACCTCATCTTAAAGAGCTGTTATCGTCGTTACTTGCTAAGTCATTTTTCCAAGGAAAGGATAAGTACTAATCGCTTTTGTTGCTCGCATTGTCAGGCTGACTTTGAAGATACGGCAACTTTTAAGGAATATCTGACCTTGGCCCCTAAGCGCTTGGTGAATCCCAAAGAAAAAGTGTTGAAGGATTGGCGGGCGCGACTTAATGTCTTATTTCCTAGTTAG
- a CDS encoding LysM peptidoglycan-binding domain-containing protein → MAFKDNWNQFKNKWKKEEPAVEEEKANLEEEVEAGPETSSADEYENLKNRQYSRSSRNKKEKGVSPTVKVLIALGLLFILIPYAAYIIYGNQQKQPESMNVDQVMVSKSENDSQKQAEEESKKAEESKQAEESKKQEESQQAAQASQQAAQEARQAAEQSQAVQQSQQQAAAQEQSRQQASRNQNQQNTNQNQNVGSYQVSAGDNLYRIAVNHGMTLNQLLELNGLHANSPIAPGTVLRVYQ, encoded by the coding sequence ATGGCATTCAAGGACAATTGGAATCAGTTTAAAAATAAATGGAAAAAAGAAGAGCCAGCAGTTGAGGAAGAAAAGGCTAACTTAGAAGAGGAAGTTGAAGCAGGACCAGAGACGAGTTCGGCCGATGAGTACGAAAATTTGAAGAACCGTCAATATTCACGGTCTTCCAGAAATAAAAAGGAAAAGGGTGTATCCCCAACGGTCAAGGTTTTGATTGCTCTAGGACTCTTGTTTATTTTGATCCCTTATGCAGCCTATATTATTTACGGCAACCAACAAAAACAACCAGAAAGCATGAATGTGGACCAAGTGATGGTGTCTAAGTCTGAAAATGATTCCCAAAAACAAGCCGAAGAAGAAAGCAAGAAGGCGGAGGAATCAAAACAAGCAGAAGAAAGTAAAAAACAAGAAGAAAGCCAACAAGCGGCTCAAGCTTCTCAACAAGCTGCCCAGGAAGCCCGTCAAGCAGCTGAACAATCCCAAGCCGTTCAACAATCCCAACAACAAGCAGCTGCCCAAGAGCAATCCCGTCAACAAGCGAGTCGAAACCAAAATCAACAAAATACCAATCAAAATCAAAATGTAGGAAGTTATCAAGTTTCTGCTGGAGATAACCTTTATCGGATAGCAGTTAACCATGGAATGACTCTGAATCAATTACTGGAATTAAACGGCTTACATGCCAATTCACCGATCGCACCGGGTACGGTTCTTCGGGTCTACCAATAG